DNA from Solenopsis invicta isolate M01_SB chromosome 4, UNIL_Sinv_3.0, whole genome shotgun sequence:
caaattaataatgttaaaatttacgCAAATTTATTCCTCTACCGAGGCGTCGTAATGTAGTTATGATTGCTTCGAAAATTCAGCTATTccctttaaatttaataaattctcttTCGAAACGTACGCCTGGCCAAGTTGAAAACAGCGACCGTGTCTACATGCGGAGGTTAACTAGTGCGTAAGGTTGAAAATTTCCTGTATCGATGGACTGCATCGCGGAGGCGTACGAATAATTGAAACGATCCGCGAGAGCGGCCACTGCCGTTCTATATAATCGCCGGCGAATAATGTATAAATTCGCTTTCGAAAACGAGTCGCGCAACGCTCTCGACATTTCCGTAAACCAGTATAAATGGCTTATGCATGAGCGCGTCAGTACGAATCTTGGCTGGCTGCGGGCAAGATTATATTCCTATCCGCGAAACACACCGCGAAATACATCGCGTTCGCTATTATAAGGTAGCCACACATACGGAAGTTCAATATTATCGAAGTAAATCGCTCACGCACGGTATTACAATCGCTAATTTCGCGATACATCGTCTGTTTGATTGTCGCTCTAAATGATTTCTTTATGTCTGTATCAATTTGTTCAAGTCGGCTTTAATTGAATGACTTGTCGACACTGCGTGCTCGgacaataattgttattatatgtatttaccttgcttcgtgatattttttacattgccAAAAATGGCAGATATTTTATTGCACAACCGCAGTGTTTACCgctatctatataaaattataatgtattatgtattatcttAATCTTtatcttagatttaaaaatgttatatcttttaaattattgaagatAATGTAAACGATAACGAAAATGATATTGTCCTTAGCCTCAACTTAAAAGTTAACAATCTATTAAGCATAATTGActtatcaaaatgttttaatttttttcccctGAAAACTACGGCTTACGAATTACCGTTTAGtagattgattaaaatttatgatctaaaataataaatgtatcgAAAAAACATTAcatcgatgtatgcgtattatTAACGTAAATCATCTTAATTATACTTTACAAAgagctttttctttcttttagtTATAAAGCAGAACGTTAGgacaaaaacataaattaaatagagcattgtaaagtataaatacaAAGCTAAAATAATGTGAAACGTGTAGATTAATAAAGCATCACTTGATACTTATAGAAAGCGGTAACTTTCCCACGAAATAAAGATCACGAGAAACACAATCCAGAAAATGTTACTTTTGATCACACTGTCAATAACAGAATACACAAAGTAACTGAGCAGTTGGCTGTTGTAATCAAGTTACATTAACGACCTGTATGACACACTagcgttatttgttcaattgattattatataacaacGGCAAATAGGCTATGTTGGATACCAAGCCGTATAGGATACAATTAccttattaaagaattataaacttTGATTGATTAATTTGTCACTATAATAGCAGCACCAAATTGTATTcagatatgtgtgtgtgtgtgtgtgtgtgtgtgtgtgtgtatttgtttgcatgtgtgcgtgtgtatgtacatatgtgcgTGTCTATGTATAAATTTAAGAGACACATGTAATACATAATACAACACATTATTCATCACTTAATAAAGTACAGTAATTAATGCGGCGTTTGAGTTCATTCATTTCATTCCATGTTAATTTAGTACATGAAATTATAATAGACCATTATTAATAGTAGTTAATAGAATTTTgcgtataaaatacaatttattgaataatttactgAATGAATTATGTTCAACCGAATATATATGGTCAATAAAATAGCTACTGAATGTATGGTTCAACAAttcaatacatacatatataatttttcattataaaccTTACTGCAAAAATCAgagaaatatttctaattaatatgCTAACTAaggttgttttttttatattaaaaaaaacaatttaggaAGAAACAACTGTTAAAGTATGTTTCtcaaaattcaatttatgacattttcaaaattaaattttaattatgcgCAATAAAACAGTTTATTGCGGAAGCCAAGCTCGTTTTAGAAATACATCTTTGCACGCTTGAGTGTATACGTGTGTGCACGcgatttgtgtaaaatttatcgACTCTCGATGCAAAAAGATTCTATAATCTATaccagatttaaaaaaagaaaccacCGTCAAATGCTACTGAGGGAGTTAAAAGATCCCGGATTCAAAAggcattaaaaagaaaaagatgaaacTCAGAAGCAAATATTTTGCTCGTGATGctttctttgatatttattggtaataaaaaaattctaccaTGATGACGGAATatacatttctgtaaaatttcatttttcttaacgCATGGAAAAATAAATAGCTTTGACTCGTTAACATGGGCATATATTATGggatttatatattaacaatagaaaacttattttcaaaattaaaaaaatattacttgatGCTAAATGTTAAGAGCTACTGCAGCTTCACCCATCCCGGCTGTGTAAATCTGTGGTTTTGCATGGGGATGATTCAAGACTGAACAGAtatcaagttctttttaataaaaaaagaaattatatatctataaaacATTAAACCTTTTCTTGTTATTTACTTATACCTTTTATAACAATGCAAAGCACTCTATCGTTTTgattgttttaacttttttctgccattttgttaatttttattttttaattttgatttgttttagAGTGGAGCAATTACAAATAAAAGCTTTTCCGAAACATAATGTCCTTTAATCCAATTAAATATGCCAACTAGATCACCAGCATTTTCTGCAAAAGCACGAGCCAAGCTGCAGTAACTTCATGTATTAACCTTTCGTAAATCTGAAAATAGTTTCGTAttgttaatacacattataGTACAAATAGCCCACAAATTTCACATTCAATTTATTCCTATGTTTACATAGTAACGAATTAAAGTTTGCAAGTTTTCACTACAGTTATCTTTCTATCTCacaaataaaaatctgtttCAATGAAGTGAACGTTACCAATACTGTTTGTGTAAACAATAGCGTGATAGCAATAACAATTGCCCCATGAACGACACTAACGATCGTATTCATAGTTCTTCCTTGAGAAACAAGGATTCCTTGTTATTGTCTGTCTTTGTCTCACGTACTATGTTTTACCCTATGCAAAACAAAGACAGACAGAAACAAGAAATCCTCATTTTTTAAGGAGGGACTATGAATATGAGTATAATAGTGTAGTCTTAATATCAAGATTAACcgtttttatgtataaaatataaatattctacattatatacgtgtatgttcaatataaattatgtttgataattatttaaggCCTCACCTCAAGtcttaataaaaatcttaaccGGTCCGTTAGGTTAGATTAATCAGAGATCGTGAAAGTGACTCTAATAAGATGACGGTCTTGAATATAgcgcgagttttttaattcaccGATTTATCagtcgcattatgcgcaaatgcaactttgttctgtaaaagaaactgctgcatttgcgcataacACGATTAATCAGtcgaattaaaaaactcgcccaTAAAAACTTCAACGAATACATCGCGCGGCGCGAATACATAAGCCGGTAGCAAAGCGGGTTCGGCTTCAATCGGTCTTGATCGGTCTCGATCGGAGTAGTACCACGTGAATACTCGAACAGTCTCCGATGACTCCGATCCCCGACGTGCAGCAGCGCATTTGATTGATGACGCAATTGTGGCGGCGCCGCGGCGCCCTGTCTGTTCCCGCGCAATGCTAAACTCGCTTTGTTATTTCGAAACGAGACGCACGTTCGCGAGGCTAGCTCCTCAAATTTGTCCGAGAACCGCGTATACTTCCGAAGAAAAGTGATTCGCGATTGCGCGGACTGATCTCCTTCGCCATCTCGATCTAGGCTGAACGTGAAACAATGGCAGATCGAAGCCAGTCGAGCGACTTCGATCGCATCTTCGACGCGGTAATTAACCTGCGAAAATCCCTGGAATGCACGATTTGGTAAGTCGGTGGTGTTCAATCGTAGTCGAAACGAATGTCGCGAATGTCGGTACTCGGATTCGGTACTTGGTATTCTCGCAATCAGCCTGTTTTCGCACGTAACGAACGGGACGAATATAGGTTAGGACTCGAGCGGTGCAACAAGTGTCCAGTGCATCTCGTGTGGCAGTCATGAATCACACTGAGACGGTTGACAGTTTTCACTGCTTCTGCACGAGGAGCACAATTAATTAGGCTCCGAGTGATTCGATTAGGGTCCAGGCATTGCttgtagattattttaattgtccATTGTTATGTAATGTAGATTGACTGCGATCTCTGTTCCACTTacactttatctttttctaatattataattagaaaaaaatagagagtTGAACTGAGATTAAGGATGTGTGTATTACGTCTCACAGCATTatcgaaaatatgaaaatttcatagattgttcAGTTATCacatttgagtatctgtgtaaaatttggaGCATTTGGAGGAAGAGacttaaaccgagatcaaagttaatctacattcaGTGGAAGTGGACACAAGTCTTATAACTAGAATATAATCAACTGTGTTGTTTAAATAATGTCACAGCTTATGTTTGACGTATATTTCTTTGTCTATATATTTCCTCACTTCGCTCGTGCCTCTTTCAACGTAGATTAACATTAAGGATGTTCTCGTTATACAATACTAGCTAAGTTAtaaggaaaattttaaaactgcaaactttttagatttattcttaCTTTTTCTTAATTCAGGATAAACAATTTTGATCATAAATACCTAGATTTTGGCACTGAAATTAACTGCAAAGAGGAGtagcttaaataattttttaacaacagCTTATAATGATTTATGCAGTGTAAATGATAtgcatattttgctgcagttgtaggcaaataatttttaaacgaccGAAGTGCATTTGAACTTCTACACAAATATTTAGTAGAagcattttattgatatatatatatatataaagaattaaattcatAATGCTGCTTCTTTATTTACACATGAGTATTATCAAATGTGATTTTGTATAAGAATCAAgaggaaacaaaaattaaataactttcatATCGATAAGATAAGAGAATTTTACATAGATACTCAAATGTAATATTAGAACAATTTATAGAATTGttgtatttttgataatgttgtAATACACACATCctcttaatattaatagtaGTTATTAGGATAATTTAACcttatattgataattatagttatatatcgataagaaaaagataataattatcaatattaggATAAGTTATCTTAATACTGATAATTACTATCTTTTTTcagttataatatttagaagaagttaaaattacattggtagaaatggaaaaaagaaacacaaacatagaaatatatatcaaatGTGAACTTACAACACTATttcaataatacatatttagCTAATTATGTTCCACCAATGATCAATCATTTGTGTAAGAAGATCATTTgtgtaaaaattgagatttaattgatttttgttcAAAACAGCATTTATAATTAGTCGTTATTtcatactattattttttttagcttGGAGCTCATGACAGAACCTACCAAGACACGATGTGGTCATTCATTCTGTAAGTCCTGTATAGGAGGAGTGTTGAAGAAGAAAAGCGCGTCTTGTCCTCTATGTAAGCTGAGTCTCAACAAACGAAGTATTTCCAAGGATGATCATCTGCAGACCTGCATCGAGAAATTTAAAACGCTTAAGAATTCTATCGAGATGGACAGCTTCATTGACTGTGAGTACATTCAAAAAGTTTTTCTGAATTAATTGAGtttcaattgtatttaattttaagccCGAAATGCCTCTTATATTTTCCTTATATTAACGTTATTCTGGGGGAAATTCATCTAATttgtaattaagaattttttacattgtttaaatgtttacatttaaatgttttagatttttttgaatgTTCTAAATGTTTCTAGATTGCGAGGTATTAGAATGACTAACATTGAACACTAATCGACTAATACTATTGTGATATAAGGATATATTacctatttttacaaatgagtattaatatttatactttaagtAAACTATATGCATGTGGAAGTTATGTTCAtaacattctatttttattaaactgtagaatatatttacttcatttgtcattttttgtattagtattttaaatattcaagatgctTTTTGCAATGCTCAGCTtagttctgtaaataaataaatgaaatttatttacagaataactAGTCTTTGCAATGAaacataaatcattttgaatatttaaagtatttactaaaaaattcaaagttttgttACTATTTCTTAATACGATtctacttattattaaaataatctttaatctagaaaaaagttatagaacaatctataattttttcattgttttgaaaatagatGTAACGCATccttaatgtaaaaaaacaatcTTATTGAAGTATTAttaagctatcaaaatttttataacaaaaactaATTGAATTAACACTTGGATGAAAAGTCACTTGTAATAACATTCCATATTAAGGCAAATAATCTAGAATCTGTCTGAATCACAATCCGAAGagataagaattttaaaaagagaTAGGATATGGTTTCTCATGGGAAACTGCTCTCGTGCCAACTGGAACGCTACGATATGGAGAATCATTACTCCACGGATAATAATCGTAATTTCCGCGCTAACTATTGATCCACGATCCGGTATTGTGTTATTCAGCCGAGAACGGAAGTTAAAAGCACGGCGCAGTGGATGCGCTGCCGTAAAAGTACATTAAGTGAGGTCAGCACTACGTTCCTCGCCGTGCGCGGGAATGGTGGAggcttgaaaaatttaattctcaATACTCTTGGGTGCCTCGATTCACGCTATACGTTTTAGAGAAAGTTCAATGTTTTATGAAGCCCTGGAGCTTGGATATCACGTATCTTCCCGAGCGTTATTCGGTTTCCTTGCGTTGAATATTCGAGATGTCCTTACTATAGATTTTTTCTCCCGccacatctttctttttttctttttttttcttttttgttgttGTAACGTCTCACTTAATacactaattatattttgttaattagtAAACATATAGTTTATGTAAAACATGAAAATTATGAGTTGTAAACCATGTGCAAAcgtttgattttatttacagaaattaaaatgtatattaaaatatatggtttGTGCAAGAGTGGGCACAGACGAACACATCTTTGCGGCTTTATATCCAATTTTATCATGCTTTGATAAAagcatgataaaatattataaaatatatatgtcgtaggtaaatagcaattttaggaaaatagtatctactattttcctaaaattgctatttacctgcgacatatataaatataaaaattaaaaacgtatCGTGTTTTATGAAAATTGCATTTCTCTGGGTTATAATTCATATCCTGTAACACGATAATTTTATCGACGAGCATTAACGTCgtgatacaatattattatcgaGATTATCTCTATCTTTATTACGGTTTTCTGCGCGAAAATTAGATAAGATAATTGCGTACCAAAATGTATTAAGATTATTCATAGGTTTCCATTACAATTCTCAGAATTGCATTTTTATCAGATTTCTTAATCTCATAGAGATTAACACGCTTCATATTTTAGAAATAGGTTTAATACAGTGGATAAAGTAGAATCAATGATgccatttttaattgatatatattaatattttccgaATGGTTATATTGATTAATGCGGAATATAGAATCAAAATTCATATAATTGTATTGagttaataaaatctaattataatAGATTGATCTACTTTCTCATAACGTTAAATGTAAGAATAAGAGGAGAGTTGCTGTATGAATACGTACCAGTCACTTAAATCATCtctcattaatatttcatatctttacttaacataattaacatttaatgacaaagatatgaaataagaaatgagtAATATGGACAAATTAACAGTTTACGTCTTGTTTTGTATGTGCTAACAATACTTTAAGAAATCaagaaaactaattaattttttattaatttatgtagttAAGAATCATgtagttttattttgatattcttatcttattattattatttatcaattactaaatatataatccTTTTTCCgataaagtattaataaatcaaatattaatggttatatttttaattaatttaattcttgaatTCGACGCTTTCAAAGACGATacgatttcaaaaaattcacaCTGATCAtgagaaaaaaatggttaatttgattaaatttttcaacttgatttttatttcaaacatttatgtatttaagttaaatacacaagttaaatacatatgtatgtaattaaatatataaatgcttaaactaatggtcaagtattttatgtatttaagtcaaacacatgaactgaaaaaattgaatcgagttaaaaaatttagtcaagttaacaactttttctcagtgcataTACGATTTAGACGACCAGTTGCAAAaaggtttataataaattaatttgtttttgataaaagttGATCTGTGTAGTAAtagataaagtaaaaaatatcaagctacaatttccaacgtttatttgcatataaattaGTACtgaacagaaaataatagtacGTATTCGGCaacttctctattttttattaagtaacatCAGTTAACATAAAACGGGATGGCTTCGTCGATATCTGCGATAAAGCTTTGGTAATGTCCATGTTGCAGTACAATCGTACTCGAAACAGCCGCGCAATACGAAGGAAAGCTGCTCTTCTTCAGATCATCCTAAACAATCTAgccgagaaaaagaaaagaagtctATTGGTCAATTGAATCAAAGCACGAGCAGGGAAATCGACAAACCATCGACAAGTCGCAGAACAATGATTGATGATGACAATTCACGGTGCGATTTGGACTCGTCAGCCGTGAAGCTTGAAATCTTATCGAACCTTCCCTACGCTTTGCCCAGCAACGAAAGTGACAATGCGATTCACAGAACACCGGAGCTCAAAGTTCGCACGTGGCTACATTCGGTTCCCGATAAGCTGACCAATGATTGGATCGACGATTGGAACGAAACACCAACAATCGAAGGCAAAGCTAAGCCGTTAGACGATCTAATATCCGACGATGGTAAATCAGACGAGCTCTTCGATAAACTCCGCAACGGAGTCGACGCAAGTCCCAAGCCAGGTCGGGATAAAGAACGGGACGCGGATTGCTCAGAGGATATCGTCGAGGTCGACGCGTCGTCCCAGGCGGATAAAAAAGCAAAGCAGAGTGGCAAAGTAACAAAGATCGATTCCACTGCAAATAAATTGAAGTACAACGCGTCTCACGCCAGAATCCGCGCGAAGAAAAGCCGTGAGAAAGATGCGAGCTCGAAGTTGGAGACGGTCTCTCTAACTAACTCGTCATCGACGAGCGATAAGGTACATCAGATCACGTCGTCTGCGCCCTCCCGTCCGAGCACATCCGCGATCGCTGAGCATTCCACCACGAACTGGTCCCGCGTGATCGAGTTTGGGAAGGAGATGAAACGCGCGAAGAAGAGAAAAGTGAAGAAACTGAATGTGAGCACCGAGAGAAAGAAGGAGCCACCCCGGATAGTCGAGAACATTACACTCACGCCGAACAGCAAATACGATGCGGCTCAAATTAAGATGGGTttgaatgaaaaagaaaaaaaagcgaatGTATCTAATCGGCCGGAGGCGAATAGGAAACAGGACGTGATTGATAAAAGCCTGACTTTATCAGACGCAAATGGGAAAGCGTTGAGTGAGACGAAGTCGCAAACGAGATTACTTGACACTGATAGTTcgaaatcaaattattattctgCGATGAGCACGTCGCATATCACATTGGAGGAGGGCAGGAAAATACACATAATGGGCTTGAACAGCATTCAGCAAGAAATTACCGATTTCGAGAGCGCCGTTGAAGATCCTGAAAGTCGCAAGGAAAATGTCGTTCATTACTGTGATTCATTGCTGTCACCGCAAAAAAGATTAAGCTTACTAACGCCGGAGAAACTCAACGATTCTGTAGACGATCGCGAAATAATCCCTGGCGCTTCGCAAACTTCATCTGACAACTTTGGAAATTCGTCCTGCCTGTCGGCCGAAAAACGGACTGCCGGACCCCGAGAGAGCGATAGTGTTCAGGGGAGCCCGAGCGTGGTTGCTTCTTCTCAATTACAGCCTGCCTCGTTGAGTAAGGGTAGATTATCGTTAGGAAGAAAGGGAAGCGGCAATAAAAAGATCGTTGCTTCGCCTTTATTAAGCCAATTTCCGCTGTCATACAGAATATCGATTGGTAGACACGAGGAAGATAGCAAGAGTGTCGGTTCGCCAGGATCGAAGCTCCGCCAGGACAGCGGGTCGTATGATCGATTGGAAGCTGTGAAACGTGACTTGAACTTCAAGGAAGTCTATGAAGATCAACAGCGAGCCGATCGGGGTACGGTGCTTGCCAGTGCATTAAAAAGCACCGAAGTCAGAGACAACGATGGAAACGTTTCCGGAATTGTTCATCAACGGGGAAAGAAGCTCGATCACAGTTCCACTGGCGAACCTACGAAAAAGGCCGTCTCGACAACATCGAGAACTGTCGCGAATCAAGAAGATGGATCCCCCGTGAAATTTATACAACTCGGTTCGTTAATCAGACGGCGCAATATCCAATATATTTTCTTAGGCGCGACCAAACGGGAACTGTCGATGCCAGCGGAAGTTCAAGTTACTCCGGTGTACAATATGCAGCAAACGATCATCAAATCCGAGACGCGTATGGATACGATGTCTCCTAATCTGTGGAATAATTCGGAAAACTCAAACAATCTCACCGTGGTAGAGAATATTTGTTGCGCGagtaatttgaatttgaatcagTCGGTTTCGAAAGAACTTCCCGCGGCTTCAGCGACCTCGACaccaaacaaaaatattgattctcGTTTAAGCCGAAAGAGCGCGACTATTGTACAAACACGATCGGATAAGTCGGTCGCCGAGAAAGGCGCGCTAGATAAGAGCGTAATTCACGGTACGATCTCGCATACTCGGCCAGGCACGTCAAATTCTATCAAATTGTTGTCGCCGGACAAAGATTCTCAGCTGAAGTTTCTGGAGATAGACTCACCATCGAGCGAGCGCGAGGAGCTGAGGCGCGCGTGCTCGATTACGTCCGGTATCAAAGGAGACAACTTTGCTGAGGTGAAACGTTCACGCCTCGCGACATCTGCGCCGGACAGGGTGCAAGGACCTTTCGTGGAAAAGTCTtataaaaagaggaaaagaatgAGATGCGCCGATGACAAAGAGCTATTTGAGGACTTCAGCGACGAAAACGACGATTCTCGCGACTCAGCCAGTGACAGCAGTCAAAGAACGATAAAACTTGACAGCGAATATAAAAAGGCGATGGCGAGTCGCTCGGATGCGAATAAAAAACGTCGTTTGAGTTCCCCGAACGATCAGGATATCGTGGTAATCTCGTTGGATTCTGCAGAACAACCCCAGAACCAAGTTAAGGTGTCTCGCTCGGACACGAAATCGGAATCGACAACGCGtgttaagaaaaatttgaagaggtattaactctgttttattttattgcatgtaCGATCCCTTTTTATAAGtcagtatttttcaattttcagaatattcttctataaaaaagttttttctccacatgttcttttttatcttttctatcattgataattttatatttatatagtttctAATCTCTTAATCTTTAACTCTTTAACCGCAATTTTGCACTGTCGATTTCTTCAAATCGATGCCGCTTTTTTATTGGGCTCAATAGGTATTAtgtttctagaaaaaaatcgtttgtagtttcAAAAACGTCTCGACAACAAAAGACTGTTAATTCCAAATCAGTTGTTGCGGTAA
Protein-coding regions in this window:
- the LOC105196247 gene encoding uncharacterized protein LOC105196247 isoform X1, with the protein product MADRSQSSDFDRIFDAVINLRKSLECTICLELMTEPTKTRCGHSFCKSCIGGVLKKKSASCPLCKLSLNKRSISKDDHLQTCIEKFKTLKNSIEMDSFIDLQSYSKQPRNTKESCSSSDHPKQSSREKEKKSIGQLNQSTSREIDKPSTSRRTMIDDDNSRCDLDSSAVKLEILSNLPYALPSNESDNAIHRTPELKVRTWLHSVPDKLTNDWIDDWNETPTIEGKAKPLDDLISDDGKSDELFDKLRNGVDASPKPGRDKERDADCSEDIVEVDASSQADKKAKQSGKVTKIDSTANKLKYNASHARIRAKKSREKDASSKLETVSLTNSSSTSDKVHQITSSAPSRPSTSAIAEHSTTNWSRVIEFGKEMKRAKKRKVKKLNVSTERKKEPPRIVENITLTPNSKYDAAQIKMGLNEKEKKANVSNRPEANRKQDVIDKSLTLSDANGKALSETKSQTRLLDTDSSKSNYYSAMSTSHITLEEGRKIHIMGLNSIQQEITDFESAVEDPESRKENVVHYCDSLLSPQKRLSLLTPEKLNDSVDDREIIPGASQTSSDNFGNSSCLSAEKRTAGPRESDSVQGSPSVVASSQLQPASLSKGRLSLGRKGSGNKKIVASPLLSQFPLSYRISIGRHEEDSKSVGSPGSKLRQDSGSYDRLEAVKRDLNFKEVYEDQQRADRGTVLASALKSTEVRDNDGNVSGIVHQRGKKLDHSSTGEPTKKAVSTTSRTVANQEDGSPVKFIQLGSLIRRRNIQYIFLGATKRELSMPAEVQVTPVYNMQQTIIKSETRMDTMSPNLWNNSENSNNLTVVENICCASNLNLNQSVSKELPAASATSTPNKNIDSRLSRKSATIVQTRSDKSVAEKGALDKSVIHGTISHTRPGTSNSIKLLSPDKDSQLKFLEIDSPSSEREELRRACSITSGIKGDNFAEVKRSRLATSAPDRVQGPFVEKSYKKRKRMRCADDKELFEDFSDENDDSRDSASDSSQRTIKLDSEYKKAMASRSDANKKRRLSSPNDQDIVVISLDSAEQPQNQVKVSRSDTKSESTTRVKKNLKSDDQCARRNASITDTATKKCSEQNSEDEERQSIRKIVDERTNDARKNVREESKNNQDGVKSRNSREKEDAASHQSSHSSNALRMEKHTNAKSSQKSTSKEPDTFESCSLFNSENIEYILQQQPTRLNANDTSKKTVDSSNDDIINRVLQIDRSQSNPDVCRPPESAARNDITSQGEKDSRRFLEDKDSFDDIIANVEQPQSDNFIPCTERLDRNPERPLAKQKTLDCPAMMDESCDTMQETPIIPPSSTNDMFEYHSPKKVRKSSVTSVMFKNVDKENVVCSQKRYDNVGDQVDRKIATANAIDKDSRKKSISKENVSREKEKFPEERNTSIQSASRLHVDDGETQRTTAASNETKSKDDTFEDDSLMDITQHQDHLQMFEEDLFGIAARNRMKETKMFSQDDPSCEGTELRTPRKRKHTQDKNMEPGERSADEDDIVENTPEKKMNSGSSMNTTERILNTSGLHQTDRPFLKNDTTMSNLFCTFSQSTPKIPRSSTVMTNPSDVHEGSKRTEHAESSILLAKQVDAKTSVENIRRLLDKRDLRFVCSGLSSAQIAVVKEFAAEYDASYVNSFDRDVTHVIVRTTGEQNAANSTLKYLQGIAHRKWIVSYRWVEDCIKQRKLVDEVPYEATTSQNDGINGAGPRNSRLRDKGLFEGFTFLCVGPYDNVSLNQYQDLLLATGATVVDSFDLLAKVGLEGGMKGFVIQDNNHDEKTIERWYRTTRAAPILVDWIVECIGHYKLFKLTSYISCLSPQDLYTIGYTRDLVEEDDEYDDE
- the LOC105196247 gene encoding uncharacterized protein LOC105196247 isoform X2, whose amino-acid sequence is MADRSQSSDFDRIFDAVINLRKSLECTICLELMTEPTKTRCGHSFCKSCIGGVLKKKSASCPLCKLSLNKRSISKDDHLQTCIEKFKTLKNSIEMDSFIDLQSYSKQPRNTKESCSSSDHPKQSSREKEKKSIGQLNQSTSREIDKPSTSRRTMIDDDNSRCDLDSSAVKLEILSNLPYALPSNESDNAIHRTPELKVRTWLHSVPDKLTNDWIDDWNETPTIEGKAKPLDDLISDDGKSDELFDKLRNGVDASPKPGRDKERDADCSEDIVEVDASSQADKKAKQSGKVTKIDSTANKLKYNASHARIRAKKSREKDASSKLETVSLTNSSSTSDKVHQITSSAPSRPSTSAIAEHSTTNWSRVIEFGKEMKRAKKRKVKKLNVSTERKKEPPRIVENITLTPNSKYDAAQIKMGLNEKEKKANVSNRPEANRKQDVIDKSLTLSDANGKALSETKSQTRLLDTDSSKSNYYSAMSTSHITLEEGRKIHIMGLNSIQQEITDFESAVEDPESRKENVVHYCDSLLSPQKRLSLLTPEKLNDSVDDREIIPGASQTSSDNFGNSSCLSAEKRTAGPRESDSVQGSPSVVASSQLQPASLSKGRLSLGRKGSGNKKIVASPLLSQFPLSYRISIGRHEEDSKSVGSPGSKLRQDSGSYDRLEAVKRDLNFKEVYEDQQRADRGTVLASALKSTEVRDNDGNVSGIVHQRGKKLDHSSTGEPTKKAVSTTSRTVANQEDGSPVKFIQLGSLIRRRNIQYIFLGATKRELSMPAEVQVTPVYNMQQTIIKSETRMDTMSPNLWNNSENSNNLTVVENICCASNLNLNQSVSKELPAASATSTPNKNIDSRLSRKSATIVQTRSDKSVAEKGALDKSVIHGTISHTRPGTSNSIKLLSPDKDSQLKFLEIDSPSSEREELRRACSITSGIKGDNFAEVKRSRLATSAPDRVQGPFVEKSYKKRKRMRCADDKELFEDFSDENDDSRDSASDSSQRTIKLDSEYKKAMASRSDANKKRRLSSPNDQDIVVISLDSAEQPQNQVKVSRSDTKSESTTRVKKNLKSDDQCARRNASITDTATKKCSEQNSEDEERQSIRKIVDERTNDARKNVREESKNNQDGVKSRNSREKEDAASHQSSHSSNALRMEKHTNAKSSQKSTSKEPDTFESCSLFNSENIEYILQQQPTRLNANDTSKKTVDSSNDDIINRVLQIDRSQSNPDVCRPPESAARNDITSQGEKDSRRFLEDKDSFDDIIANVEQPQSDNFIPCTERLDRNPERPLAKQKTLDCPAMMDESCDTMQETPIIPPSSTNDMFEYHSPKKVRKSSVTSVMFKNVDKENVVCSQKRYDNVGDQVDRKIATANAIDKDSRKKSISKENVSREKEKFPEERNTSIQSASRLHVDDGETQRTTAASNETKSKDDTFEDDSLMDITQHQDHLQMFEEDLFGIAARNRMKETKMFSQDDPSCEGTELRTPRKRKHTQDKNMEPGERSADEDDIVENTPEKKMKTCYSRPEPR